From Thermonema lapsum, the proteins below share one genomic window:
- a CDS encoding segregation and condensation protein A, which produces MSFEIKLPLFEGPFDLLLFFIERDELDIYDIPIAKITHDFLDYIHQLEKLNIEVAGEFMVVAATLMRIKSKMLLPRPELDEKGNEIDPREELVKHLLEYKKYKSVIDEFARLEDERLKKEARGNLQQELQKLAASNNVEAELQGLDLYKLLRVYEQVMERFRLENKRISHTIEQYPFTIEGQKQMIQQLLQKQRRVSFVEIIKTNPRRIAVIFNFLAILEMAHYGEVRLIIGEGANNFWLETAAAKETEEVST; this is translated from the coding sequence GTGAGCTTTGAAATCAAACTACCTTTATTTGAAGGTCCTTTTGACTTGCTTCTCTTTTTCATAGAAAGAGACGAGCTCGACATTTACGATATACCCATTGCCAAGATTACCCACGATTTTCTGGATTATATCCACCAGCTCGAAAAACTGAACATAGAAGTAGCCGGCGAGTTCATGGTGGTGGCTGCCACGCTCATGCGCATCAAGTCGAAGATGCTGCTGCCCCGCCCCGAATTGGACGAAAAAGGCAACGAGATAGACCCGCGGGAAGAGCTTGTCAAACACCTTTTGGAGTATAAAAAGTACAAGTCTGTCATTGATGAGTTTGCCCGCTTAGAAGACGAGCGTCTGAAGAAAGAAGCCCGCGGCAACTTGCAACAGGAACTGCAAAAGCTGGCTGCCTCCAACAACGTGGAAGCCGAATTGCAAGGCTTGGACCTATACAAGCTGCTGCGTGTATACGAGCAGGTGATGGAACGCTTCCGTCTTGAAAACAAACGGATTTCACACACCATAGAGCAGTACCCCTTCACCATTGAAGGGCAAAAGCAGATGATTCAGCAGCTGTTGCAAAAACAGCGACGGGTTTCTTTCGTAGAAATCATAAAAACCAACCCCCGGCGCATAGCCGTTATTTTCAACTTTCTGGCTATTTTGGAAATGGCTCACTATGGCGAAGTACGTCTGATTATAGGCGAAGGAGCCAATAACTTCTGGTTAGAAACCGCAGCTGCCAAAGAAACAGAAGAGGTAAGCACCTAA
- the dxs gene encoding 1-deoxy-D-xylulose-5-phosphate synthase, producing the protein MSVSNIIKPGPLLEKVNYPEDLRKLPLGELQQLCFELRDYIIDVVSVYGGHFGASLGVVELTVALHYVFNTPDDKLVWDVGHQAYGHKIITGRRDLFHTNRRYGGISGFPKIKESPYDHFGVGHSSTSISAALGMAIASKLKGEEHRHHIAVIGDGALTGGLAFEGMNNAGASDANLLIVLNDNCMSIDPNVGALKEYLTDIATSSTYNKLKDEVWKMLGVLNKLGIHAQELASKIEHTFKSFLLKHSNFFESLNLRYFGPVDGHDVEHLVHVLEDLKKIPGPKLLHCVTVKGKGYAPAEKEQTIWHAPGTFDKLTGKIHKKPAEKPQPPNYQEVFGHTIVELARMNPKVVGITPAMPSGSSLNIMMREIPERAFDVGICEQHAVTFSAGLATQGFIPFCNIYSTFMQRAYDQVIHDVCIQELPVIFCLDRAGMVGADGATHQGTYDLAYFRCLPNLVVSAPMNEQELRNLMYTAMLDAEEYGKRAFSIRYPRGQGVMPEWRTPLERIPIGKGRMIRAGEELAILTIGHVGNLAVKAYTDLLSEGYNPAHYDMRFVKPLDEELLHEIFQKFDNILTIEDGCLMGGFGSAVLEFMADHGYHARVYRLGVPDKVVEHGTQEEQYRECGYDVDSIRMKIKEILGERSTEPVLDEKKLQGKFGR; encoded by the coding sequence ATGAGCGTATCTAATATAATCAAACCCGGTCCTTTGTTGGAAAAAGTAAACTATCCCGAAGACTTGCGCAAGTTGCCGCTTGGCGAGCTGCAGCAGCTTTGCTTTGAGCTGCGCGACTACATCATAGACGTGGTGTCGGTATATGGTGGGCACTTTGGTGCAAGCTTGGGCGTGGTGGAACTGACCGTGGCTTTGCATTATGTGTTCAATACGCCGGACGATAAACTGGTGTGGGATGTAGGGCATCAAGCTTATGGGCATAAAATCATCACCGGGCGGCGCGACTTGTTTCATACCAACCGCCGCTACGGGGGTATTTCTGGATTTCCTAAAATCAAAGAAAGCCCCTATGACCATTTTGGTGTAGGGCATTCATCTACTTCTATATCGGCGGCTTTGGGCATGGCAATAGCTTCGAAGTTGAAAGGCGAAGAGCACCGCCACCACATAGCTGTCATTGGAGATGGTGCCTTGACCGGCGGCTTGGCTTTCGAAGGCATGAACAATGCGGGGGCTTCTGATGCGAATCTGTTGATTGTGCTTAATGACAACTGCATGTCTATTGACCCCAATGTGGGGGCTCTCAAAGAATACTTGACCGACATCGCCACTTCTTCGACCTACAATAAACTGAAGGATGAAGTGTGGAAGATGTTAGGGGTGCTCAATAAGTTGGGCATTCATGCCCAAGAATTGGCATCGAAGATAGAGCATACGTTTAAGAGTTTCTTGCTCAAACACAGCAACTTCTTTGAATCGCTGAACTTGCGTTACTTCGGTCCGGTGGATGGGCACGACGTGGAACATCTGGTGCATGTTCTAGAAGACCTAAAGAAAATACCGGGTCCGAAATTGCTGCACTGCGTAACGGTGAAAGGCAAGGGGTATGCCCCCGCCGAAAAAGAGCAGACCATCTGGCATGCCCCTGGTACCTTCGATAAGCTGACGGGGAAAATACACAAGAAGCCTGCGGAGAAGCCGCAGCCGCCCAACTATCAAGAAGTATTTGGGCATACGATTGTAGAACTGGCACGCATGAATCCCAAAGTGGTGGGCATCACGCCGGCAATGCCTTCCGGCTCTTCGCTCAATATCATGATGCGCGAAATACCTGAACGTGCTTTTGACGTAGGTATCTGTGAACAACATGCCGTTACTTTTTCTGCAGGCTTGGCAACACAAGGCTTCATACCTTTCTGCAATATTTATTCCACCTTCATGCAGCGCGCCTACGACCAAGTGATTCATGATGTATGCATTCAGGAGCTGCCCGTGATATTCTGCCTTGACCGTGCGGGCATGGTAGGCGCCGATGGGGCTACGCACCAAGGTACTTATGACTTGGCTTACTTCCGTTGCCTACCGAATCTGGTAGTTTCGGCACCCATGAACGAGCAGGAGCTGCGCAACCTGATGTACACGGCTATGCTCGATGCCGAAGAATATGGAAAACGAGCATTCAGCATACGCTATCCAAGGGGGCAGGGAGTCATGCCCGAATGGCGCACACCTCTTGAGCGTATTCCCATAGGCAAAGGACGGATGATTCGTGCAGGTGAAGAGCTGGCTATTCTGACCATCGGGCATGTGGGCAATCTTGCAGTGAAAGCCTACACGGATTTGCTATCTGAAGGCTACAATCCGGCGCACTATGACATGCGTTTTGTGAAGCCGCTGGACGAAGAGCTGTTGCATGAGATATTCCAAAAGTTCGATAACATATTGACCATTGAAGACGGCTGTCTAATGGGAGGTTTCGGCAGTGCAGTACTCGAGTTTATGGCAGACCACGGCTATCATGCGCGGGTCTATCGCCTGGGTGTACCCGATAAAGTAGTAGAGCACGGAACGCAAGAAGAACAGTACAGAGAGTGTGGTTATGATGTGGATTCTATTCGCATGAAAATCAAGGAAATACTGGGTGAACGTAGCACAGAGCCTGTTTTGGATGAAAAAAAATTGCAGGGAAAGTTTGGTAGATAA